From a single Lolium rigidum isolate FL_2022 chromosome 7, APGP_CSIRO_Lrig_0.1, whole genome shotgun sequence genomic region:
- the LOC124673212 gene encoding BRCT domain-containing protein At4g02110-like encodes MVSLMGAQFSKPLKADTVTHLICYKFEGEKYELAKKVNINLANHQWLEACLKAWEILPIDNYRKSGWEQEMMEAQVEDSADEAEDAARVLSRSRGIARRAPITEIRMGTHVDPDVYAPIRDPTVSLGNAEVAAGRHLDTPKQASKTEDVWERSLDARADIQSTRNTNGVTNSADTEARNSVHPPINPCSNEKAPGDHITRDEIKNGDKGPVDARSSALPTLNANSSDLFITNSVQLPTPSAESLLEKPLQSSDMTGKVDHKDNGPVANLVDGVGQSNAEGNIALFKANSVSAGSSASKNSPILGYSRRRSRKSVSPGTNLSSAHQTTSLQSYERNSPNVEFSISPSTKSNHTISKLADAKSPREEAIQCVDRSDIVLAQTNRGLSSASPLAPNGGTDSATGTANIPIPSREIASEAATVSDLAKISTGSQPIKVNDDLSVDVTVNHTVSQTSGSCKKKLLSYRRASLKLAKSPEVEKLPEIFDKEAIIESLAKAKELAQHEVAAEKACAISPSMDSEFEKGSSSSYRQNWNIEMSNAPHVNSIELADTGSQHDKEVSHATMEAGARKVSTSRVKSTGAKRSRNGTNGAHTSFANRKCEIATSKSKHNIDAVISHENVEAEQVKDGTSPNTAECTTSFPEEILSSKTRSVDTSSLNANSEVNGVPGASKLEFANLISRGNINKKPRRLPSSANDNHYQRGSSEKVSSSIERSAVANVSQPADMKMAMAATADKADTVSLKSSFSEAVPQADTEKLSSSASADNHEPCAPDRVPNKRVRKAVAKRKISGAPQYISSEAEVLTIKQAAESSTNAGKAMGKDLQSANEDGMANQAASFCKDSFEDGSEDMQNIRPMTSKKNKVVDAMDDSVGQNKENIPVNVNLSPKSKYGNKCVGSKCMKKPVQKGKGVLCERSMTGGNDCGTLSLSEPTWFILGGHRLLRKDYMSILRRLKGRVCRSSHHWSFQATHLIAPELRRTEKFFAAAAAGRWILKADYLSACNEAGKFLEEESFEWHGDGLNSGDTISLDAPRKWRHLRERTGHGAFHGMKIIIYGECISPSLDTMKRALRAGDGTILATSPPYTRLLKHDVSFAVVSAGMASTDAWVQEFMNHNIPCVSADYLVEYVCKPGHPLSKHVLFNMHDLAVKSLQKIQNSQRDELGASTGEAGECGDTEPSCSACGSSNREGALMLICSGSQGNKASCGAGMHVDCLNLSPEAAAPDGDWLCPKCDDDGQVKPPPKKAKKGARKLKPKAQMSSCC; translated from the exons ATGGTTAGCTTAATGGGAGCGCAGTTTTCCAAGCCTTTGAAAGCAGACACTGTCACACATCTCATTTGCTATAAATTTGAAG GTGAGAAGTATGAACTTGCTAAAAAGGTGAATATAAATCTTGCTAATCACCAGTGGTTGGAAGCTTG CTTAAAGGCTTGGGAAATTCTTCCAATTGATAATTAtagaaaaag TGGTTGGGAACAAGAGATGATGGAGGCGCAAGTTGAGGATTCTGCAGATGAAGCAGAAGATGCTGCCAGAGTCTTATCTCGTAGTAGAGGCATTGCCAGAAGAGCCCCTATTACAGAGATTAGAATGGGAACTCATGTCGatcctgatgtctacgcccccattCGTGATCCTACTGTCTCTCTTGGCAATGCCGAGGTTGCTGCAGGAAGACACTTGGACACTCCGAAACAGGCTAGCAAAACAGAAGATGTATGGGAAAGGTCCCTTGATGCAAGAGCTGACATACAGAGCACTCGTAACACAAATGGTGTGACAAATTCTGCTGATACTGAGGCACGCAATTCAGTCCATCCTCCTATTAACCCCTGTAGCAATGAAAaggctcctggagatcacatcacCAGAGATGAAATAAAAAATGGTGATAAAGGGCCAGTTGATGCTAGGTCAAGTGCCCTTCCTACCCTCAACGCAAATAGTTCCGACCTCTTCATTACCAACAGTGTTCagttgccaacaccttctgcagaAAGTCTCTTGGAGAAACCATTGCAGTCATCAGATATGACTGGAAAAGTGGATCATAAGGATAATGGACCTGTAGCTAATCTTGTTGATGGAGTTGGTCAATCAAATGCAGAAGGAAATATAGCCTTGTTTAAGGCCAATTCAGTATCAGCAGGCAGTTCTGCATCAAAGAATTCCCCAATCTTGGGGTACTCCAGAAGGCGTTCTCGGAAGTCAGTGTCACCAGGAACTAATTTAAGTTCAGCTCACCAAACAACATCTCTCCAAAGCTATGAGAGAAATTCACCAAATGTTGAGTTTAGTATCTCTCCGTCAACGAAGAGCAATCATACAATTAGCAAGCTTGCTGATGCCAAAAGCCCGAGAGAGGAAGCAATACAATGTGTGGATAGATCAGACATTGTACTTGCTCAGACGAACAGGGGGCTTTCTTCAGCCAGTCCATTAGCGCCAAATGGAGGCACAGACTCAGCTACCGGAACTGCAAATATTCCTATCCCAAGCAGAGAAATTGCATCTGAAGCAGCAACAGTTTCTGATCTGGCAAAAATATCCACTGGATCTCAACCCATCAAAGTTAATGATGACCTAAGCGTTGATGTTACTGTGAATCATACGGTGAGTCAAACGTCTGGCTCTTGTAAAAAGAAGCTGCTGAGCTACAGGAGGGCTTCTTTGAAGCTTGCAAAGTCTCCTGAAGTAGAAAAACTTCCTGAAATTTTTGATAAAGAGGCAATTATAGAGTCACTAGCTAAAGCAAAGGAACTGGCACAGCATGAAGTGGCAGCAGAGAAGGCATGTGCTATTAGCCCTTCTATGGATTCTGAATTTGAGAAGGGAAGTTCAAGTTCCTATCGTCAAAATTGGAATATAGAGATGAGTAACGCACCACATGTTAATAGCATTGAATTGGCAGATACGGGATCACAACATGACAAGGAGGTCTCTCATGCAACCATGGAAGCAGGTGCTAGGAAAGTATCGACTTCTAGAGTGAAGAGCACTGGTGCTAAGAGGTCAAGAAATGGTACTAATGGAGCACACACTTCATTTGCGAATCGTAAATGTGAGATTGCAACATCTAAGTCCAAGCACAATATTGATGCAGTTATTTCCCATGAAAATGTAGAAGCAGAACAAGTAAAAGATGGTACCAGTCCGAACACAGCTGAATGCACAACATCCTTTCCTGAAGAAATCCTGAGCAGTAAAACAAGGAGCGTTGACACGAGCTCTCTGAATGCCAACAGTGAGGTGAATGGTGTACCAGGGGCTTCAAAGCTGGAGTTTGCTAATTTGATTTCGCGGGGAAATATAAACAAAAAACCTAGGAGGCTTCCAAGCAGTGCAAATGATAATCACTATCAAAGGGGTTCATCTGAGAAGGTTTCAAGTTCCATTGAAAGGAGTGCTGTTGCAAACGTGTCTCAGCCTGCTGACATGAAGATGGCTATGGCTG CAACCGCTGATAAAGCTGATACAGTATCGTTGAAGTCGAGTTTCAGTGAGGCAGTTCCTCAAGCTGACACTGAAAAGCTTTCAAGCAGTGCAAGTGCTGATAACCATGAACCATGTGCACCTGATAGAGTACCAAACAAGAGAGTGCGCAAAGCAGTTGCCAAAAGGAAAATTTCTGGCGCACCGCAATACATATCATCTGAAGCTGAAGTTCTGACAATAAAGCAGGCTGCGGAGAGCTCCACAAATGCTGGCAAGGCAATGGGTAAGGATCTCCAGAGTGCGAATGAGGATGGTATGGCAAATCAAGCTGCATCATTTTGCAAAGATTCCTTTGAAGACGGATCAGAAGATATGCAGAACATTAGACCAATGACTAGCAAAAAGAACAAGGTTGTAGATGCAATGGATGATTCTGTTGGCCAAAATAAGGAGAATATACCAGTCAATGTTAATCTCAGTCCTAAATCAAAGTACGGAAATAAATGTGTGGGTTCTAAATGTATGAAAAAACCAGTACAAAAGGGCAAAGGGGTGCTTTGTGAGCGCAGCATGACAGGAGGAAATGATTGTGGAACCTTGTCCTTGTCGGAACCAACATGGTTTATCTTAGGTGGACATCGCCTACTGAGAAAGGATTACATGTCAATACTTAGACGGCTGAAGGGAAGAGTATGCAGGAGTTCACATCACTGGTCTTTCCAAGCGACGCATCTTATTGCACCCGAGCTCCGCAGAACTGAAAAGTTCTTTGCAGCTGCTGCAGCTGGGAG GTGGATACTCAAGGCTGATTACTTGAGTGCTTGCAATGAGGCTGGCAAGTTTTTAGAGGAAGAATCATTTGAGTGGCATGGGGATGGCCTTAACAGCGGCGATACGATAAGTCTGGATGCTCCAAGAAAATGGCGCCACCTAAGGGAGCGCACTGGTCATGGCGCTTTCCATGGGATGAAGATCATCATATATGGAGAGTGCATTTCTCCATCATTG GACACGATGAAGCGTGCGCTGAGGGCTGGTGATGGCACAATTCTAGCAACCTCCCCACCATACACCCGGCTACTGAAGCACGACGTCAGTTTCGCTGTGGTGTCCGCGGGCATGGCGAGCACAGACGCATGGGTTCAGGAGTTCATGAACCACAACATCCCCTGCGTCAGCGCGGACTACCTGGTGGAGTACGTCTGCAAGCCCGGCCACCCTCTGAGCAAGCACGTTCTCTTCAACATGCACGACCTGGCAGTCAAGTCCCTGCAGAAGATACAGAATTCTCAGCGAGATGAACTCGGCGCTAGCACCGGAGAGGCAGGGGAGTGTGGCGACACTGAGCCAAGCTGCTCCGCCTGCGGATCGAGCAACCGGGAAGGGGCTCTGATGCTGATATGCAGCGGCAGCCAGGGGAACAAGGCTAGCTGCGGTGCTGGGATGCACGTCGACTGCTTGAACCTGAGCCCTGAAGCTGCTGCTCCAGACGGTGACTGGCTGTGCCCCAAGTGCGACGACGATGGTCAGGTGAAACCGCCCCCGAAGAAGGCCAAGAAAGGTGCCAGGAAACTGAAGCCCAAGGCGCAGATGAGTTCTTGTTGCTGA